In Micromonospora sp. WMMA1363, a genomic segment contains:
- a CDS encoding DUF742 domain-containing protein, with amino-acid sequence MRAEAGAPHEWLDADAGPVVRPYALTGGRVRSAVDGFDLVAYVLAERDADPVAYPELQPEHRRLVALAGRPVPVAELAAALDLAVGVVRVLLGDLVDRGLVTVHQPPATPYLPDNDILKAVVSGLRSL; translated from the coding sequence ATGCGGGCTGAGGCGGGCGCGCCGCACGAGTGGCTGGACGCCGACGCCGGTCCGGTGGTGCGCCCCTATGCCCTGACCGGCGGGCGGGTCCGGTCCGCCGTCGACGGCTTCGACCTGGTCGCGTACGTGCTGGCCGAGCGGGACGCCGACCCGGTCGCGTACCCGGAGCTGCAGCCCGAGCATCGGCGACTGGTGGCGCTCGCCGGCCGGCCGGTGCCGGTGGCAGAGCTGGCGGCCGCCCTCGACCTCGCGGTCGGTGTGGTCCGCGTGCTGCTCGGTGATCTCGTGGACCGGGGACTGGTGACGGTGCACCAGCCTCCGGCCACCCCCTACCTGCCCGACAACGACATTCTCAAGGCGGTGGTCAGTGGACTCCGTTCGCTTT
- a CDS encoding roadblock/LC7 domain-containing protein codes for MMLHPTRQSADLDWLLDELVERVTSARQAVVLSADGLLLGASAGQQRADAEHLCALASGFSSLARGASRHVAGGPVRQTVVEMESAYLFVTAAGQGACLAVVSDADADIGLVAYEMAMLVTRVGGNMSAPARSASGADDAG; via the coding sequence GTGATGCTGCATCCGACGAGGCAGAGTGCCGATCTCGACTGGTTGCTCGACGAGTTGGTGGAGCGGGTAACGTCCGCGCGGCAGGCGGTGGTCCTCTCCGCGGACGGGCTGTTGCTCGGCGCGTCCGCCGGCCAGCAGCGGGCCGACGCGGAGCACCTCTGCGCGCTGGCCTCGGGCTTCTCCAGCCTGGCCCGGGGCGCGAGCCGGCACGTCGCGGGTGGTCCGGTCCGGCAGACGGTCGTCGAGATGGAGTCGGCGTACCTCTTCGTGACCGCCGCCGGGCAGGGTGCCTGCCTCGCGGTGGTCAGCGACGCCGACGCCGACATCGGGCTGGTGGCCTACGAGATGGCGATGCTGGTCACCCGGGTCGGCGGGAACATGAGCGCCCCGGCTCGGTCTGCGTCGGGCGCCGACGATGCGGGCTGA